The Oncorhynchus masou masou isolate Uvic2021 unplaced genomic scaffold, UVic_Omas_1.1 unplaced_scaffold_2860, whole genome shotgun sequence genome includes a window with the following:
- the LOC135533974 gene encoding AP-1 complex subunit sigma-2-like, with protein VCELDIIFNFEKAYFILDEFLLGGEVQETSKLVVARSVEASDMLQEKQRLMEIILLFPLFFSCYHGGIHEQACILTLDLHTPEGIWTITDLEVLQLYKTMELGVLE; from the exons GTGTGTGAGCTGGACATTATCTTTAACTTTGAAAAGGCCTACTTCATCCTGGATGAGTTTCTATTAGGGGGAGAGGTACAGGAGACTTCCAAACTAGTGGTGGCCCGCTCCGTCGAGGCCTCGGACATGCTTCAGGAG AAACAGAGACTGATGGAGATTATACTTCTATTTCCTTTATTCTTCAGTTGCT ACCATGGAGGAATACATGAGCAAGCCTGCATTCTAACACTGGATCTACACACACCAGAAGGAATCTGGACGATTACAGACCTGGAAGTCTTACAACTGTACAAAACCATGGAGTTAGGAGTTCTAGAATGA